A stretch of the Panicum virgatum strain AP13 chromosome 9N, P.virgatum_v5, whole genome shotgun sequence genome encodes the following:
- the LOC120693441 gene encoding calcium-transporting ATPase 10, plasma membrane-type-like has protein sequence MMESYLKENFGGVQAKHSSDEALGRWRKVVGVVKNPKRRFRFTANLDKRSEVTAMKRKNHEKLRVVVLVSKAALQFIHGLAPSSEYKVPDDVKAAGFGICAEELSSIVEGHDLKKLKSHGGIESLASKLSTSESDGLTTSADKLETRRQLFGVNKFAEAESRGFWVFVWEALQDMTLMILAACAFVSLIVGIATEGWPKGAHDGLGIVASILLVVFVTASSDYRQSLQFKDLDKEKKKITVQVTRSGYRQKLSIYDLLAGDIVHLSIGDQVPADGLFLSGFSLLINESSLTGESEPVAVNAENPFLLSGTKVQDGSCKMLVTTVGMRTQWGKLMATLSEGGDDETPLQVKLNGVATIIGKIGLIFAVITFAVLTESLFRRKISDGTYLSWTGDDALELLEFFAIAVTIVVVAVPEGLPLAVTLSLAFAMKKMMNDKALVRHLAACETMGSATSICSDKTGTLTTNHMTVVKACICSKIKDVDGASDTKSLFSELPDSVMMMLSQSIFNNTGGDVVINQDGKREILGTPTETAILEFGLSLGGDFSAVRQASTLVKVEPFNSAKKRMGVVIQLPGGALRAHCKGASEIILASCNKYLNEEGNVVPLDKATIDHLNATIDSFANEALRTLCLAYMEVQDGFSANDQIPADGYTCIGIVGIKDPVRPGVKESVAICRSAGITVRMVTGDNINTAKAIARECGILTEGGIAIEGPDFRTKSEEEMTQLIPKIQVMARSSPLDKHTLVKHLRNNLDEVVAVTGDGTNDAPALHEADIGLAMGIAGTEVAKESADVIILDDNFSTIVTVAKWGRSVYINIQKFVQFQLTVNVVALVVNFSSACLTGSAPLTAVQLLWVNMIMDTLGALALATDPPNNDLMKRTPVGRKGNFISNIMWRNILGQAFYQFLVIWYLQTEGKWLFGIKGDNSDLVLNTLIFNCFVFCQVFNEVSSREMEKINVFEGILNNNVFIVVLSSTIIFQFIIIQFLGDFANTTPLTFNQWITCIFIGFIGMPIAAIVKMIPVGSS, from the exons ATGATGGAGAGCTACCTCAAGGAGAACTTCGGGGGCGTGCAGGCCAAGCACTCGTCGGACGAGGCGCTGGGGAGATGGCGCAAGGTCGTCGGGGTCGTCAAGAACCCCAAGCGACGATTCCGCTTCACGGCCAACCTCGACAAGCGCAGCGAGGTCACCGCCATGAAGCGGAAAAACCAT GAGAAGCTGCGTGTTGTCGTGCTTGTTTCAAAGGCTGCACTTCAGTTCATTCACG GCCTTGCTCCATCGAGTGAGTACAAGGTACCTGATGATGTCAAGGCGGCGGGTTTCGGCATCTGCGCTGAGGAGCTGAGTTCGATAGTCGAGGGCCATGACCTCAAGAAGCTGAAATCACACGGTGGCATCGAGAGCCTTGCGTCCAAGCTATCCACCTCGGAGTCCGATGGCCTCACCACGTCGGCCGACAAGTTGGAGACACGTCGGCAACTGTTTGGCGTCAACAAGTTCGCCGAGGCAGAGTCCCGCGGCTTCTGGGTCTTCGTCTGGGAGGCGCTCCAGGACATGACACTCATGATCCTTGCAGCGTGCGCATTCGTCTCGCTCATTGTTGGCATCGCCACTGAGGGGTGGCCTAAGGGCGCGCACGATGGGCTCGGCATTGTGGCCAGCATCCTGCTTGTCGTGTTCGTCACAGCTTCAAGCGACTACCGCCAGTCCCTGCAGTTCAAGGACCTcgacaaggagaagaagaagatcacTGTGCAGGTCACCCGGAGCGGGTACAGGCAGAAACTCTCAATATATGATCTTCTGGCCGGCGACATTGTCCACCTCTCCATTGGTGATCAGGTGCCGGCTGACGGTCTGTTCTTGTCAGGCTTCTCACTTCTGATCAACGAGTCAAGCTTGACTGGAGAGAGCGAGCCAGTTGCTGTTAATGCTGAGAACCCGTTCCTTCTGTCTGGAACCAAGGTGCAGGACGGTTCTTGCAAGATGCTTGTCACGACAGTCGGCATGAGGACTCAGTGGGGGAAGCTGATGGCCACTCTCAGCGAAGGTGGTGATGACGAGACGCCATTGCAGGTCAAGCTGAATGGCGTAGCCACCATCATTGGTAAGATAGGCCTCATCTTTGCAGTCATCACATTTGCAGTGCTGACCGAAAGCCTGTTCCGGCGCAAGATCAGCGATGGCACATACTTGAGCTGGACTGGAGATGATGCATTGGAGCTGCTTGAGTTCTTTGCCATTGCTGTAACAATTGTGGTCGTGGCAGTCCCTGAAGGGTTGCCGCTTGCCGTGACACTGAGCCTTGCAtttgcaatgaagaagatgatgaacgACAAGGCACTCGTTCGGCACCTTGCAGCCTGTGAGACCATGGGCTCGGCGACCTCCATCTGCAGCGACAAGACCGGCACACTCACGACAAACCACATGACTGTCGTCAAGGCCTGCATCTGCAGCAAGATTAAAGATGTGGATGGTGCCTCGGATACCAAGAGCCTATTCTCCGAACTGCCGGACTctgtgatgatgatgctctcgCAGTCCATATTCAACAACACTGGCGGTGATGTTGTCATCAACCAGGATGGAAAACGTGAAATACTGGGCACACCGACTGAGACAGCTATTCTAGAGTTCGGCCTGTCGCTTGGTGGAGACTTTTCTGCAGTACGGCAAGCGAGCACCCTTGTCAAGGTGGAACCGTTCAACTCTGCTAAGAAGAGAATGGGTGTGGTCATCCAGCTCCCAGGGGGTGCACTTCGAGCACACTGCAAAGGAGCTTCAGAGATCATACTGGCATCATGCAACAAGTACCTCAATGAGGAAGGCAATGTTGTCCCCCTGGATAAAGCAACCATTGATCACTTGAATGCAACGATTGATAGCTTCGCAAACGAGGCACTTCGCACCCTGTGTCTTGCCTACATGGAAGTTCAGGATGGGTTCTCAGCCAATGATCAGATTCCAGCGGATGGGTACACCTGCATTGGCATTGTGGGAATCAAAGACCCTGTCCGGCCCGGAGTGAAGGAATCAGTTGCCATCTGCAGGTCAGCGGGTATTACCGTTAGGATGGTTACTGGTGATAACATCAACACGGCAAAGGCAATTGCCCGCGAATGCGGCATTTTGACTGAAGGTGGCATTGCCATAGAGGGCCCAGATTTCAGAACCAAGAGTGAAGAAGAGATGACTCAATTGATACCAAAGATACAG GTGATGGCAAGGTCTTCGCCACTGGATAAGCACACCCTTGTCAAGCATCTTCGAAATAATCTGGATGAAGTTGTTGCGGTGACTGGCGATGGGACAAACGATGCACCTGCGCTACATGAGGCTGATATTGGGCTTGCAATGGGCATTGCCGGAACTGAG GTGGCTAAAGAGAGTGCTGATGTCATTATTCTTGATGACAACTTCTCCACTATTGTCACTGTTGCGAAATGGGGACGATCTGTGTACATCAACATTCAGAAATTCGTGCAGTTTCAGCTTACAGTAAATGTGGTTGCTCTCGTTGTAAACTTCTCCTCAGCTTGCTTGACAG GGAGTGCTCCTCTTACTGCTGTACAATTGCTTTGGGTCAACATGATCATGGATACACTGGGTGCACTGGCATTGGCCACCGACCCCCCAAACAATGATCTGATGAAGAGGACACCTGTTGGAAGGAAAGGAAACTTCATCAGTAACATTATGTGGAGGAACATTCTGGGACAGGCCTTCTACCAGTTCCTTGTGATTTGGTACCTGCAGACAGAGGGGAAGTGGCTGTTTGGAATTAAGGGCGATAACTCCGATTTAGTCTTGAACACACTTATCTTCAATTGCTTTGTATTCTGCCAG GTATTCAATGAGGTGAGCTCGAGAGAGATGGAGAAGATAAACGTATTTGAAGGCATTCTAAACAATAACGTGTTCATTGTGGTCCTCAGCAGCACCATCATCTTCCAGTTCATCATAATACAGTTCCTTGGCGATTTCGCAAACACCACACCCCTCACATTCAACCAGTGGATCACATGCATCTTCATTGGTTTTATAGGCATGCCTATTGCTGCTATTGTCAAGATGATCCCAGTTGGTTCGTCGTAG